The following proteins come from a genomic window of Pocillopora verrucosa isolate sample1 chromosome 6, ASM3666991v2, whole genome shotgun sequence:
- the LOC131773570 gene encoding motile sperm domain-containing protein 1-like, protein MRSLQPSHFTDGSLPVFVFPQSLTFYADEQSTHKQVLTVYNPYEFTLRFKVFCTAPKRYMVVDSDGVIKPRCCIDIVIRHSDVQPAKTQQDKFRLQVFEYGLQKVIGQKEIMAVLQPSRTEHQQMPREKSTTRSSRSQKTESSGVTVEHFVDSGLVGQQGPSLWVVVMAVVCIIALVLPLDSDKYTGSVPRYLLLSVNQKLLASFILGLITMAVLKT, encoded by the exons ATGAGGTCATTACAACCCTCTCATTTCACAGATGGAAGCTTGCCAGTATTTGTTTTTCCACAATCGCTGACTTTTTATGCTGACGAGCAGTCTACACACAAGCAAGTGCTCACGGTTTACAATCCCTACGAGTTCACTTTACGGTTTAAAG TGTTTTGCACCGCTCCAAAGAGATATATGGTGGTTGATTCTGATGGCGTGATCAAACCTAGATGCTGCATTGATAT aGTAATCCGTCACAGTGATGTTCAACCTGCCAAAACACAGCAAGACAAATTTCGACTTCAGGTCTTTGAGTATGGGCTACAGAAAGTCATTGGTCAAAAAGAAATCATGGCTGTCCTTCAGCCAAGCAGGACAGAACATCAACAG ATGCCTCGGGAGAAATCAACCACAAGATCCTCGAGGTCACAGAAAACAGAGAGCAGTGGTGTAACTGTGGAGCATTTTGTAGACTCAG GGTTGGTGGGTCAGCAGGGTCCCAGTTTGTGGGTAGTAGTTATGGCTGTGGTCTGTATTATTGCTCTGGTATTACCACTGGACAGTGACAAGTATACAGGATCAGTACCACGCTACCTTCTGCTGTCAGTCAATCAAAAGTTATTGGCTTCTTTTATCCTAG